The following proteins are co-located in the Argopecten irradians isolate NY chromosome 9, Ai_NY, whole genome shotgun sequence genome:
- the LOC138331586 gene encoding BTB/POZ domain-containing protein KCTD7-like isoform X2, protein MTDRTDSDSSDSLEDVIEIRPLPRRNVVELQDIESESEQPTFQRSAEPDLMQGTGVFRRTGRIHGKSQELPTPTPRLLSEGSPVQFPSVIPLNVGGVKYVTRLSTLCKYPDSMLAALFSGRHAVDKDQSGCFFLDSNGSMFGYILEFLRNGSVPPNHVSVAVYKDANYYGLSHLLEKLQLKPEVARLHVREAHRQQFPNYYEVKNKVIHLAIDNAITNRLGEVILHVFRTEFVPKVPNFNPNHGCVVENAHLSVGPWSASVDEELFMKCLETDLIEEGFNLKPHESKKKCRYFHGQTCQKFVYRLQIVF, encoded by the exons ATGACGGACAGAACAGATTCCGATTCGTCGGATTCTCTTGAGGACGTTATTGAGATTAGACCTTTGCCAAGGCGGAACGTCGTGGAATTACAAGATATCGAGTCTGAAAGTGAGCAGCCGACATTCCAAAGATCCGCTGAACCGGACCTAATGCAAGGCACGGGCGTATTCCGGAGGACTGGAAGAATACACGGGAAG TCACAAGAATTGCCGACTCCCACACCTAGATTATTGAGCGAAGGTTCACCAGTACAGTTCCCTTCCGTGATTCCTCTTAACGTTGGAGGTGTGAAGTATGTAACGCGGCTATCAACTCTCTGCAAATACCCTGACTCCATGCTGGCGGCTCTTTTCAGTGGCCGCCATGCCGTTGACAAGGACCAAAGTGGCTGCTTCTTTTTGGATAGTAATGGCTCAATGTTTGGATATATTTTAGAGTTTCTACGTAACGGCTCCGTCCCTCCAAATCATGTATCTGTAGCTGTATACAAAGATGCTAACTATTACGGCCTTTCACATCTCCTGGAGAAACTACAGCTGAAGCCAGAAGTTGCCAGGCTCCATGTTCGGGAGGCACATAGACAACAATTTCCGAATTATTACGAGGTCAAAAACAAAGTTATTCATCTCGCTATCGACAATGCTATTACCAACAGACTAGGGGAAGTAATTCTGCATGTATTCCGTACAGAATTTGTCCCAAAGGTGCCAAACTTTAATCCGAACCATGGCTGTGTAGTAGAGAATGCTCATTTGTCAGTTGGACCGTGGTCAGCTTCGGTTGATGAAGAACTGTTCATGAAGTGTCTAGAAACTGATTTAATAGAAGAAGGATTTAATCTCAAACCCCATGAATCAAAAAAGAAATGTCGTTACTTCCATGGTCAAACATGCCAGAAGTTTGTTTATCGTTtacaaattgtgttttga
- the LOC138330551 gene encoding tripartite motif-containing protein 2-like: protein MAAPIVGGQTALRIKGQTTCVYHKGKQLELYCKQCQKLACIKCLSTIHESHPLCDLDEIIPEKKRSIQNFVDRSENVDLVQVKHRISSTNIRLLENTREFATFSKQLMMQTEKLKDKLDVLTGETLSLYKQMEEDNAKLLENYKHELEKYSTELKLKVRECKTALQNGSSVEIFDTERDAVSLKTQLVNPTLGTATFCPNQNPADNLKKALGIVRTSGQERASSSDSQRLSTTPKRSPVQYRKPALKDTIPRRAASPKLRLPLNKDTYSLLGQGKIVGDLKVPFNVKSICPTLDDQAWTSNYDSDNITLIDKNCKVIQKIKHTTGICDISLSLSTNTLWVCDWKNNISELVSGRLLHRFRASKAETAQCTCVCATASGHVILGMNKSICKFTANGQMTRKGEMSMCSPARITECPVTHNIAFADLDMKHDDGQGKPRVVVTDTELKEIFIFNGVTYNLQSPYKSEGLPFFPCGLVFDVAGNLIIGDGDRRNVIVISGSGKFLRQIHTDARCTVAVGLGGDGVIWAIFGGGNVKRLQYRL, encoded by the coding sequence ATGGCGGCGCCTATTGTTGGAGGTCAAACAGCGTTACGGATCAAAGGTCAAACGACTTGTGTTTACCACAAAGGGAAACAACTGGAACTGTATTGCAAACAATGTCAGAAGCTTGCTTGCATAAAATGCCTATCAACAATTCACGAAAGCCATCCGCTGTGTGACCTAGATGAAATAATTCCAGAAAAGAAACGAAGTATTCAAAACTTTGTCGACCGATCTGAGAATGTCGATCTGGTACAAGTTAAGCATCGTATATCGTCTACTAACATACGACTTCTAGAAAACACAAGAGAGTTTGCTACATTTTCAAAACAGTTGATGATGCAGACTGAAAAATTGAAAGACAAGTTAGACGTACTTACTGGTGAGACTTTGTCACTCTATAAGCAAATGGAAGAAGATAACGCAAAGTTACTAGAAAACTACAAACATGAATTAGAAAAGTATAGCACGGAGTTAAAACTTAAAGTACGGGAATGCAAAACAGCTCTTCAGAATGGGTCCAGCGTAGAAATCTTTGATACCGAACGCGATGCCGTCTCTCTTAAAACACAACTCGTAAACCCTACTCTTGGAACAGCTACATTTTGCCCTAATCAAAATCCAGCGGACAATCTTAAGAAGGCATTGGGGATAGTCAGAACGTCAGGCCAGGAAAGGGCTTCATCTTCAGACAGTCAACGCCTATCCACGACCCCCAAACGTTCTCCGGTGCAGTATCGAAAACCTGCGTTGAAGGACACGATACCTAGAAGAGCTGCTTCGCCAAAACTGCGGCTACCATTAAACAAGGATACATATAGCCTTTTAGGTCAAGGCAAGATCGTGGGAGATCTGAAGGTTCCATTTAATGTAAAGTCTATATGCCCCACACTTGACGATCAGGCGTGGACAAGCAATTATGATAGTGATAACATAACACTGATTGACAAGAACTGCAAAGTGATTCAGAAGATAAAGCACACCACTGGTATCTGCGATATCAGTCTCTCCCTATCAACCAATACACTCTGGGTCTGTGACTGGAAAAACAATATCTCAGAGCTCGTGTCAGGTCGACTTCTTCACAGATTCCGTGCCAGCAAGGCGGAAACAGCCCAGTGCACATGTGTCTGTGCAACAGCCAGTGGTCATGTGATTTTAGGAATGAACAAATCCATCTGCAAGTTTACCGCAAACGGGCAAATGACCAGGAAAGGTGAAATGTCGATGTGCTCACCTGCTAGGATAACAGAATGTCCAGTCACTCACAATATCGCTTTTGCAGATTTGGATATGAAGCATGATGATGGCCAAGGGAAACCACGCGTGGTTGTAACGGATACTGaattgaaagaaatatttatcTTCAATGGCGTCACATATAATCTCCAGTCACCATATAAATCGGAAGGGCTGCCGTTTTTTCCATGTGGATTGGTGTTTGACGTTGCTGGAAATCTTATCATTGGTGACGGGGACAGACGGAACGTGATTGTAATAAGTGGAAGCGGCAAATTCCTCAGACAAATTCACACAGACGCACGCTGCACGGTTGCTGTCGGGTTAGGCGGTGATGGTGTCATATGGGCGATCTTTGGTGGTGGTAACGTCAAACGACTCCAGTACAGACTCTGA
- the LOC138331586 gene encoding BTB/POZ domain-containing protein KCTD7-like isoform X1, translating to MTDRTDSDSSDSLEDVIEIRPLPRRNVVELQDIESESEQPTFQRSAEPDLMQGTGVFRRTGRIHGKVHTNDKTCTNSQELPTPTPRLLSEGSPVQFPSVIPLNVGGVKYVTRLSTLCKYPDSMLAALFSGRHAVDKDQSGCFFLDSNGSMFGYILEFLRNGSVPPNHVSVAVYKDANYYGLSHLLEKLQLKPEVARLHVREAHRQQFPNYYEVKNKVIHLAIDNAITNRLGEVILHVFRTEFVPKVPNFNPNHGCVVENAHLSVGPWSASVDEELFMKCLETDLIEEGFNLKPHESKKKCRYFHGQTCQKFVYRLQIVF from the exons ATGACGGACAGAACAGATTCCGATTCGTCGGATTCTCTTGAGGACGTTATTGAGATTAGACCTTTGCCAAGGCGGAACGTCGTGGAATTACAAGATATCGAGTCTGAAAGTGAGCAGCCGACATTCCAAAGATCCGCTGAACCGGACCTAATGCAAGGCACGGGCGTATTCCGGAGGACTGGAAGAATACACGGGAAGGTACACACAAATGacaaaacatgtacaaat TCACAAGAATTGCCGACTCCCACACCTAGATTATTGAGCGAAGGTTCACCAGTACAGTTCCCTTCCGTGATTCCTCTTAACGTTGGAGGTGTGAAGTATGTAACGCGGCTATCAACTCTCTGCAAATACCCTGACTCCATGCTGGCGGCTCTTTTCAGTGGCCGCCATGCCGTTGACAAGGACCAAAGTGGCTGCTTCTTTTTGGATAGTAATGGCTCAATGTTTGGATATATTTTAGAGTTTCTACGTAACGGCTCCGTCCCTCCAAATCATGTATCTGTAGCTGTATACAAAGATGCTAACTATTACGGCCTTTCACATCTCCTGGAGAAACTACAGCTGAAGCCAGAAGTTGCCAGGCTCCATGTTCGGGAGGCACATAGACAACAATTTCCGAATTATTACGAGGTCAAAAACAAAGTTATTCATCTCGCTATCGACAATGCTATTACCAACAGACTAGGGGAAGTAATTCTGCATGTATTCCGTACAGAATTTGTCCCAAAGGTGCCAAACTTTAATCCGAACCATGGCTGTGTAGTAGAGAATGCTCATTTGTCAGTTGGACCGTGGTCAGCTTCGGTTGATGAAGAACTGTTCATGAAGTGTCTAGAAACTGATTTAATAGAAGAAGGATTTAATCTCAAACCCCATGAATCAAAAAAGAAATGTCGTTACTTCCATGGTCAAACATGCCAGAAGTTTGTTTATCGTTtacaaattgtgttttga
- the LOC138331585 gene encoding uncharacterized protein, with protein MKMAAATLPNGGTPTKQNVNEFARIPSIYNFRPVEIKHGVGSKRLLFRSSRPDVLHAEEVEDFMGLGIKCIIDLRSYKEFSLVDGNKYLQTQGLYRTRVVDLPKNRNYKPSEQVSCRKDQNCEDVPSTQNHYLINFFQMGYVANVISRAPWYVKILSIFVFLFDVIFRTQYHYLVRLYGYFVLNPAGLASTYIDILELSQTSICAALKLLTKKENLPALINCAHGKDRTGITSALILLLLGETPENVIKDYTVSEKALAPIKPRLHDEIVKRFNWDESFMYAKPETLQTALNHINDKYGSIENYLESIGFSRQEQQCLRENLGYGPDSTDQSLD; from the exons ATGAAAATGGCTGCAGCAACATTACCTAACGGTGGCACGCCTACTAAACAAAATGTTAACGAATTCGCAAGAATTCCTTCTATATATAACTTTCGTCCTGTTGAAATCAAACACGGGGTTGGCTCTAAACGATTGTTGTTCCGATCGTCTCGGCCTGATGTTCTCCACGCGGAAGAAGTAGAGGACTTCATGGGTTTGGGCATCAAATGCATTATCGATCTTCGATCCTATAAGGAGTTTTCGTTAGTTGACGGAAATAAGTACTTACAAACGCAGGGCCTATACAGGACACGTGTCGTCGACTTACCTAAAAATCGCAATTACAAACCTTCAGAACAAGTGTCATGTAGAAAAGACCAGAACTGTGAGGATGTGCCCAGCACACAAAatcattatttgataaatttcttTCAAATGGGATATGTCGCAAACGTAATTAGTAGAGCACCTTGGTATGTGAAAATTTTGTCgatatttgttttccttttcgATGTGATTTTTCGAACGCAGTATCATTACTTGGTGAGATTATATGGATATTTTGTATTGAATCCAGCCGGACTGGCAAGCACGTACATCGACATATTGGAACTGAGTCAGACAAGTATATGTGCAG CTTTAAAACTCCTAACCAAGAAAGAAAACCTTCCAGCTTTGATAAACTGTGCACATGGAAAAGATCGTACTGGGATCACATCTGCGCTGATTCTTCTGTTACTTGGAGAGACACCAGAAAATGTCATCAAGGATTATACAGTTTCAGAG AAAGCACTTGCGCCAATAAAGCCAAGACTTCATGATGAAATAGTGAAGCGTTTCAACTGGGATGAGTCATTCATGTATGCTAAACCTGAAACATTACAAACTGCTCTCAATCACATCAATGACAA GTATGGATCTATAGAAAACTACTTGGAATCCATCGGGTTCAGTCGACAGGAGCAGCAATGTCTTCGAGAAAATCTTGGGTATGGCCCCGATAGCACTGACCAATCTTTAGACTGA
- the LOC138330552 gene encoding monocarboxylate transporter 12-like: protein MEKAPDGGWGWVVTIASFLINLLVEGVDYTFGIFFPVFLETFGESKGKTQLLHSVLIGTLLIIGPFVSALVNRYGSRVVGGSGAVIASLGFFLSAFSPNINVMIVFYSIIGGIGFGLLYLPCIVMLGVYFEKRRVLATGIAVCGAGIGAFVFAPVFSFLLDTYLWRGTMWILSGITLNGIVFSATFRPLKGRSNRSITKVISNDKCDTVETSKNTYGSCKLFCMSTESMFDFSLLKSPTMILYAASCLLVMFGFYVPSNFLPVLAADVHLTTEEGAFLILLMGVSNTVTRVVIGYIADKPWANCLIINNSALLIGGLTTCFAPFYTNLTSLAAYALLFGAVMAIFFLLRSILIAELLGVHRLNSAFGLVGLSMGISTFVGSPIAGILSDISGHYNLAFYFGGITLGLGGLICLPLRYIATWENRRTANTNLSITLNVDEVKKSENVKTLSFKWTPSVYVVSHGYI from the exons ATGG AGAAAGCCCCTGATGGAGGTTGGGGATGGGTGGTGACGATAGCATCCTTCCTGATCAATCTGTTGGTGGAGGGAGTTGACTATACATTCGGAATTTTCTTCCCGGTGTTCCTGGAAACTTTCGGAGAAAGCAAAGGGAAGACACAGCTCCTGCATTCTGTATTGATAGGAACTCTCCTCATTATAG GCCCCTTTGTGAGTGCCTTGGTAAACAGATATGGGAGCCGGGTAGTTGGTGGAAGCGGAGCAGTCATCGCCAGTTTGGGGTTCTTCTTGTCCGCATTCTCACCGAACATCAATGTTATGATTGTCTTTTACAGTATCATAGGAG GTATAGGATTCGGCTTGCTGTACTTACCCTGCATCGTAATGCTTGGTGTTTATTTTGAGAAGAGAAGAGTATTGGCCACCGGTATCGCTGTCTGTGGTGCTGGAATAGGAGCATTTGTATTCGCACCTGTGTTCAGCTTTCTGCTGGATACCTACCTATGGCGAGGAACTATGTGGATTTTATCAGGAATTACTCTTAACGGAATAGTTTTCTCTGCAACCTTCCGACCACTTAAAGGGCGCTCTAACCGAAGTATAACCAAAGTGATATCTAACGATAAGTGTGACACAGTTGAGACTTCAAAGAATACATATGGGTCATGTAAACTATTTTGTATGTCGACGGAATCTATGTTTGATTTTTCATTGTTAAAAAGTCCCACTATGATACTCTACGCTGCATCTTGTCTATTGGTGATGTTTG GATTTTATGTTCCATCAAATTTTCTACCCGTCTTAGCTGCTGACGTCCATTTGACAACTGAAGAAGGAGCTTTCCTCATATTACTCATGGGCGTGTCCAATACTGTAACACGCGTTGTGATTGGCTACATAGCAGACAAGCCATGGGCCAATTGTTTGATAATTAACAATTCCGCCTTACTGATTGGTGGATTGACTACCTGTTTTGCACCTTTTTATACGAACCTTACAAGCCTAGCAGCATATGCTCTTTTATTCGGTGCCGTAATGG CCATCTTCTTTCTCCTGAGAAGTATACTGATTGCGGAACTACTAGGAGTACACAGACTCAATAGTGCCTTCGGATTGGTCGGACTTAGCATGGGGATTTCAACATTTGTGGGCTCACCAATAGCAG GCATCCTCTCCGATATCAGCGGCCATTACAATCTCGCCTTCTATTTCGGCGGCATCACTCTGGGACTTGGTGGCTTAATCTGTCTACCACTGCGGTATATAGCGACATGGGAAAACAGGCGTACCGCCAATACCAACCTATCTATTACGCTCAATGTCGATGAGGTTAAGAAATCGGAAAATGTGAAAACTTTGTCTTTCAAATGGACGCCATCCGTATATGTAGTGTCACATGgttatatttaa